One stretch of Streptomyces sp. NBC_01142 DNA includes these proteins:
- a CDS encoding PIG-L family deacetylase: MLSSGSRRPALLSRRGLTATLILAPLVGFAYLAGTERASSDAQEAPIQPARPTGASVMQILSHPDDDLFFMNPDTSHSVGSGRSITSVYLTAGESDGVNAASKGPLAPRKRPAANRARYAEARQNGIRAAYAEMATGSRTSPWQRTTIPTAGGGSAELDTLRARPEVNLVWVQLHEAGSIVGDRPDSLHGLWDGRVERLGSQLASSTPVEEDFTYTKGQVVDTIAGLLERFGPTHVRTLDPTPGRNARTGKPSDHQDHTYGARFAQAALAQYAQSPGRPRFSVQNYMGYVTGGLPHTLDPAGAEAKLRTLKTYAWLDNDNYCGDKAGCGDRKVAARPAGHGWAQSIRYTRGESTSWLQPDRDGGLWAFSVLDNRLAVWHREAGAKGEWSGPTLLAGTGIDSGVSSVRLPDGRIAVFATRTTIGRGPDGYRRDVVTAVQRTPDGLFGPWRSLGTPERGDASASSDISAPAVAADSAGRMTVYLRNGRHSLSAIAQRSDGSWGRWRALGGRDLHGDPVVASDATGRRQVFAGTPRSVLTWHQPTPGAPLSGPADTGLPPTTLALSAGTDGDGIRLWFRKPDSGAVRTVLFTDGHASPLRELGGPAGFGPVSASGPDNSLLAARSRTGMPGTAVVAPGAPGSAGRSAQTPGPVTWRAGGSLFAGAPAGVRTGAGAGQISASSTGLAAVGLDGRLYWAQPDGRGSVTAWHPVG; the protein is encoded by the coding sequence ATGCTGTCGTCCGGGTCCCGCCGCCCTGCCCTGCTGTCCCGTCGTGGCCTGACGGCGACCCTGATCCTGGCCCCGCTCGTGGGCTTCGCCTACCTGGCCGGTACCGAGAGGGCCAGCTCCGACGCCCAGGAGGCGCCGATCCAGCCGGCCCGCCCCACGGGCGCGTCCGTGATGCAGATCCTGTCCCACCCGGACGACGACCTTTTCTTCATGAACCCGGACACCAGCCACTCGGTCGGCTCCGGTCGCAGCATCACCTCGGTGTACCTCACGGCGGGCGAGTCCGACGGCGTCAACGCCGCGAGCAAGGGCCCGCTGGCTCCCCGGAAGCGGCCCGCCGCGAACCGGGCCCGCTATGCGGAGGCCCGCCAGAACGGCATCCGCGCCGCCTACGCGGAGATGGCCACCGGCTCCCGCACCAGCCCCTGGCAGCGCACCACGATCCCCACCGCCGGCGGCGGCAGCGCCGAGCTGGACACCCTCAGGGCCCGGCCCGAGGTGAATCTGGTGTGGGTGCAACTGCACGAGGCGGGCTCCATAGTCGGCGACCGGCCGGACAGCCTGCACGGCCTGTGGGACGGCCGGGTGGAACGCCTCGGCTCGCAGCTCGCCTCCAGTACGCCGGTCGAAGAGGACTTCACGTACACCAAGGGGCAGGTCGTCGACACGATCGCCGGGCTGCTGGAGCGGTTCGGCCCCACCCACGTCCGGACGCTCGACCCGACGCCGGGCCGCAATGCCAGGACGGGCAAGCCCTCGGACCACCAGGACCACACGTACGGGGCCCGGTTCGCACAGGCCGCGCTCGCGCAGTACGCCCAGTCGCCCGGCCGCCCGAGGTTCAGCGTCCAGAACTACATGGGCTACGTCACCGGCGGACTGCCGCACACCCTCGACCCGGCCGGCGCCGAGGCCAAGCTGCGCACCCTGAAGACGTACGCCTGGCTGGACAACGACAACTACTGCGGCGACAAGGCCGGCTGCGGCGACCGCAAGGTGGCCGCCCGCCCCGCCGGGCACGGCTGGGCACAGTCCATCCGCTACACCCGCGGCGAGTCCACGTCCTGGCTCCAGCCGGACAGGGACGGCGGGCTCTGGGCGTTCTCGGTGCTCGACAACCGGCTCGCCGTCTGGCACCGGGAGGCCGGGGCGAAGGGCGAGTGGAGCGGTCCGACACTGCTGGCCGGCACCGGGATCGACAGCGGGGTCAGCTCGGTGAGGCTGCCCGACGGGCGGATCGCCGTGTTCGCCACCCGTACGACCATCGGCCGCGGCCCCGACGGCTACCGCAGGGACGTCGTCACCGCGGTGCAGCGCACGCCCGACGGCCTGTTCGGGCCGTGGCGCTCGCTGGGCACCCCCGAGCGCGGTGACGCCTCCGCGTCCTCCGACATCAGCGCTCCGGCAGTGGCCGCGGACAGCGCCGGCCGGATGACGGTCTATCTGCGCAACGGCCGCCACTCGCTCAGCGCCATCGCCCAGCGGTCGGACGGCTCCTGGGGCCGGTGGAGGGCGCTGGGCGGCCGTGATCTGCACGGCGACCCGGTCGTCGCGTCGGACGCGACGGGCCGCCGGCAGGTGTTCGCCGGTACGCCGCGATCGGTGCTCACCTGGCACCAGCCGACGCCGGGCGCGCCGCTGAGCGGCCCGGCCGACACGGGGCTGCCGCCGACCACGCTCGCCCTGAGCGCGGGCACGGACGGCGACGGAATACGGCTCTGGTTCCGCAAGCCCGACTCGGGCGCGGTCCGCACGGTCCTGTTCACCGATGGGCACGCCTCCCCCCTCCGGGAGCTGGGCGGCCCGGCCGGCTTCGGCCCGGTCAGCGCCTCGGGCCCGGACAACTCGCTGCTCGCCGCCCGCTCCCGTACCGGCATGCCGGGCACGGCGGTGGTCGCTCCGGGCGCGCCCGGAAGCGCGGGCAGGTCGGCGCAGACGCCCGGGCCGGTCACCTGGCGGGCGGGCGGTTCGCTGTTCGCCGGTGCGCCCGCGGGCGTACGGACCGGGGCGGGCGCCGGGCAGATCTCCGCGTCGAGCACCGGGCTGGCCGCCGTGGGCCTGGACGGCCGCCTGTACTGGGCGCAGCCGGACGGCCGCGGTTCCGTCACCGCCTGGCATCCGGTGGGCTGA
- a CDS encoding pyridoxamine 5'-phosphate oxidase family protein: MPQNTSQNTPQNKPQHNPQNKPQLKPSAELDARYSDAKAEAVGWSEAVTRLEAAKVFWLSTVRPEGRPHVTPLIAVWQDGGLHFCTGADERKAKNLRDNQEVILTTGADSLTEGCDLVLEGEAVRVTDGTRLRALAGAYVEKYGPEWTFDVRDGVFVGDGGEALVFRVAPRTAFGFAKDPYGQTRWQFTQ; this comes from the coding sequence ATGCCGCAGAACACATCGCAGAACACCCCACAGAACAAACCACAGCACAACCCACAGAACAAACCACAGCTCAAACCGTCGGCCGAGCTCGACGCCCGGTACAGCGATGCGAAGGCCGAAGCAGTCGGCTGGTCCGAGGCGGTCACCCGCCTGGAGGCCGCGAAGGTCTTCTGGCTGTCGACCGTACGACCCGAGGGGCGTCCGCACGTCACCCCGCTGATCGCCGTCTGGCAGGACGGCGGGCTGCACTTCTGCACCGGCGCCGACGAGCGCAAGGCCAAGAACCTCCGCGACAATCAGGAGGTGATCCTCACCACCGGCGCCGACAGCCTGACCGAAGGCTGCGACCTGGTGCTCGAGGGCGAGGCCGTACGAGTGACGGACGGGACGCGGCTGCGCGCCCTCGCCGGCGCGTACGTCGAAAAGTACGGTCCGGAGTGGACCTTCGACGTCCGCGACGGGGTCTTCGTGGGCGACGGCGGCGAGGCACTGGTTTTCCGGGTGGCCCCGCGCACGGCGTTCGGCTTCGCCAAGGATCCGTACGGCCAGACCCGCTGGCAGTTCACCCAGTGA
- a CDS encoding VOC family protein, translating into MEMTLEVVFLPVTDLDRAKKFYEETCGFKVDTDTQITDTARIIQLTPPGSRCSIAFGSGLPPAPGQKEPEPGSTQGLQLCVTDIEAAHAALTARGLNISKVQHLGATGWEDGRGETWNAFMYFNDPDGNGWVVQEAPAPLSQR; encoded by the coding sequence ATGGAAATGACGCTCGAAGTCGTCTTCCTCCCGGTCACGGACCTGGACCGGGCAAAGAAGTTCTACGAGGAAACGTGCGGCTTCAAGGTCGACACCGACACACAGATCACGGATACGGCCCGCATCATCCAGCTGACCCCGCCCGGCTCCCGCTGCTCGATCGCCTTCGGCAGCGGTCTGCCTCCCGCGCCCGGCCAGAAGGAACCGGAGCCCGGCTCGACCCAGGGCCTCCAGCTGTGCGTGACGGACATCGAAGCGGCCCACGCCGCCCTCACCGCCCGCGGCCTGAACATCAGCAAGGTCCAGCATCTCGGCGCGACAGGGTGGGAGGACGGGCGCGGGGAGACCTGGAACGCGTTCATGTACTTCAACGATCCCGACGGCAACGGCTGGGTGGTCCAGGAGGCACCGGCACCGCTCTCCCAACGCTGA
- a CDS encoding GNAT family N-acetyltransferase → MDTVTYAERTPTVEEFRGIRAAVGWDTAEEPYVAAALGATRYAVCADIGMRAVGMGRIIGDGLYFYVQDVVVLPAYQSRGIGTEVVDRLSLWLERNASPECYVALTTEPENAAFYRRFSFRPQTSLVLRRT, encoded by the coding sequence GTGGACACGGTGACGTACGCGGAACGCACACCGACCGTTGAGGAATTCCGCGGAATCAGGGCAGCGGTCGGCTGGGACACCGCTGAAGAGCCATACGTTGCCGCGGCACTTGGTGCCACCCGCTATGCCGTCTGCGCCGATATCGGAATGCGAGCGGTGGGGATGGGGCGGATCATCGGTGACGGTCTCTATTTCTATGTTCAGGACGTCGTCGTACTGCCCGCGTACCAGTCCCGGGGTATCGGCACCGAAGTGGTCGACCGGCTCAGCCTGTGGCTGGAGCGGAATGCCTCGCCCGAGTGCTACGTCGCGCTCACCACCGAACCGGAGAACGCAGCGTTCTACCGGCGTTTCTCCTTCCGGCCGCAGACGTCCCTGGTGCTTCGGCGCACCTGA
- a CDS encoding tetratricopeptide repeat protein, producing the protein MTGGASGGTPSPATNALAGNASTVIQAGTVMGGVHMQGTGGFALPRPRQVPMTVSRFVNRASELRELNEFAKDTAPGSAASRILVICGSPGIGKTALAIWWACTYKGGFADGVLYADMHGYDSVSPARAGEVLESFLRALGVSAHELPTTLDHQIGLYRTLMAHRRCLVLIDNADSAEAVRPLLGVAENLTLITSRSRLSGLVVREGAQRMTLDTLSPSEAFALLSRIIGGERVQHEPEAAAEIARLCAYLPLALRVSAERISRDRHMLLIHAVEELSAQGERLDALATEDDESTAVRAVFSWSYFRLAESEARIFRTLGLMPGRDMDLDCVAAVTGSSRREARLALTALANLHMIEEAGRHRYSFHDLLRAYAVDQAGIEDPVEMRQQTLFKMINWYTASAAAADRFISPGFTARQPTDDTDQPRRSFVSFDDALGWFETERANLLEVVRKAKDAGRFTAAADIAIFMWGYFNTSKYWADWIACTEIGTEAAHAGQDADAEAWLLTSRGTALRNLRRFEEAKSCHLRAVELFDQADSPVGTGYARQNLAVVATDERDFPSALEQFTLALSAFRRDAQGLRGQAVALNSMAITLHDVEDFGAAIEHAQQALEICRRLSDLQGEAFSLHSLGRTTCALGALPESIEYYEQALALRTRAKDRHGEALTRSALGDVHRQLGDEPSAREQWHCAFEILSTLEAPEAREVQHKLDNGTA; encoded by the coding sequence GTGACCGGGGGCGCCTCCGGCGGTACGCCATCGCCTGCCACCAACGCCCTCGCAGGCAACGCGTCGACCGTCATCCAGGCAGGCACCGTCATGGGCGGTGTCCATATGCAGGGGACCGGCGGCTTCGCCCTGCCCCGCCCCCGTCAGGTCCCCATGACCGTATCCCGCTTCGTCAACAGAGCGAGTGAATTACGGGAGTTGAACGAGTTCGCCAAGGATACGGCTCCCGGCTCCGCCGCCTCCCGCATTCTCGTCATCTGCGGATCACCGGGAATCGGCAAGACGGCCCTCGCCATCTGGTGGGCGTGCACGTACAAGGGCGGATTTGCCGACGGCGTGCTCTACGCCGACATGCACGGATACGACTCCGTGAGCCCGGCGAGGGCCGGTGAAGTCCTCGAATCGTTTCTCCGCGCCCTGGGCGTCTCGGCACACGAACTGCCCACCACTCTCGACCATCAGATCGGCCTCTACAGAACGCTCATGGCACATCGGCGCTGCCTGGTACTGATCGACAATGCCGATTCGGCCGAAGCGGTACGCCCCCTGCTCGGAGTGGCCGAGAACCTCACCCTGATCACCAGCAGAAGCAGGCTGTCGGGATTAGTGGTGCGCGAGGGAGCACAGCGCATGACTCTGGACACTCTGAGCCCGAGCGAGGCATTCGCCCTGCTCTCGAGAATCATCGGCGGCGAGCGGGTCCAGCACGAACCCGAGGCGGCAGCGGAAATCGCGAGGCTGTGTGCGTATCTCCCGCTCGCCCTGCGTGTCAGCGCCGAGCGGATCTCCCGGGATCGGCACATGCTGCTGATCCACGCCGTGGAGGAGCTGTCGGCACAGGGGGAGCGGCTGGACGCACTGGCCACCGAGGACGACGAGTCGACCGCCGTACGCGCCGTCTTCTCCTGGTCCTACTTCCGCCTCGCGGAGTCGGAAGCCCGGATCTTCCGCACGCTCGGGCTGATGCCCGGCCGGGACATGGATCTCGACTGCGTGGCAGCCGTGACCGGAAGCAGCCGGCGCGAGGCGCGGCTCGCACTGACCGCGCTCGCCAATCTGCACATGATCGAAGAGGCTGGACGTCATCGCTACTCCTTCCATGACCTCTTGCGCGCCTACGCCGTCGACCAGGCGGGGATCGAGGATCCTGTGGAAATGCGGCAGCAGACCCTGTTCAAGATGATCAACTGGTACACCGCTTCGGCCGCGGCGGCGGACCGGTTCATCTCCCCCGGCTTCACCGCACGGCAGCCCACGGACGACACGGATCAGCCCCGGCGCTCGTTCGTGTCCTTCGACGACGCCCTCGGCTGGTTCGAGACCGAGCGGGCGAACCTCCTCGAAGTGGTCCGCAAGGCCAAGGACGCCGGCCGGTTCACCGCGGCCGCCGACATCGCGATCTTCATGTGGGGGTACTTCAACACCTCCAAGTACTGGGCCGACTGGATCGCCTGCACGGAGATCGGCACCGAGGCGGCCCACGCCGGACAGGACGCCGACGCCGAGGCATGGCTGCTGACCAGTCGCGGGACCGCTCTGCGTAATCTGCGCCGTTTCGAGGAGGCGAAGTCGTGCCACCTGCGCGCCGTCGAGTTGTTCGATCAGGCGGACAGCCCCGTGGGCACCGGGTACGCGCGCCAGAACCTTGCGGTCGTCGCCACCGACGAGCGTGACTTCCCCAGCGCGCTCGAGCAGTTCACCCTGGCCCTGTCCGCCTTCCGGCGTGATGCACAGGGACTGCGGGGCCAGGCCGTCGCCCTCAACTCGATGGCCATCACCCTGCACGACGTGGAGGACTTCGGCGCGGCGATCGAGCACGCCCAGCAGGCGCTCGAGATCTGCCGCCGGCTCAGCGACCTGCAGGGCGAGGCGTTCTCGCTGCACAGCCTGGGGCGGACCACGTGCGCTCTCGGGGCGCTGCCGGAGTCCATCGAGTACTACGAGCAGGCCCTCGCCCTGCGCACCAGGGCCAAGGACCGCCACGGCGAGGCGCTCACCCGCAGCGCGCTCGGCGATGTCCATCGGCAACTGGGCGACGAACCGAGCGCACGAGAGCAATGGCACTGCGCCTTCGAGATCCTGAGCACTCTGGAGGCTCCGGAGGCGCGGGAGGTACAGCACAAGCTCGACAACGGCACAGCCTGA
- a CDS encoding radical SAM protein: MKPVLRAEQVSHAVAALLRPEEVTGARLPADEAAGQLDRWRSRLPPASLSLPGGGMDNCPAACSRPEAADTGFEIWLELVEECNLDCLFCYNPWRGRSTPADGAARTLPLQRTVEVLGIICDTVSVSHLTVSGGEPLMYPDLPSLVSRISPAIPSIGITTNGRSGTRTRLEALKSSGVGRLSVPVHSHSPLTHDHLANGRSWHAAVRCLALAQETGYQTTMSAVVTGTNGTHVPRVAEIALLLGIPRLVLNCFHSTGQGLAHDRRLALPAGRFGDIVRDIRDTFGDRLEITVGSPEEHAASDAPMAPAQGGVSRVSRLVLSPQGEIKFCNQSETGLLNVLECGDSRLRALLDELAAGQYDRALASIDNCTCRAAPVVSKAV, translated from the coding sequence GTGAAACCTGTACTCCGTGCCGAGCAGGTAAGCCACGCCGTCGCGGCGCTTCTCAGGCCGGAGGAGGTGACGGGCGCTCGACTGCCGGCCGACGAGGCGGCCGGGCAGCTCGACCGGTGGCGGAGCCGACTGCCCCCGGCCTCCTTGTCACTGCCCGGCGGCGGGATGGACAACTGCCCCGCAGCCTGCAGCCGGCCCGAAGCCGCGGACACCGGCTTCGAGATCTGGCTGGAGCTGGTCGAAGAGTGCAATCTCGACTGCCTGTTCTGCTACAATCCCTGGCGCGGGAGGTCCACTCCCGCTGATGGTGCGGCCCGCACCCTCCCGCTGCAGCGCACAGTGGAGGTGCTCGGCATCATCTGCGACACGGTGAGCGTCAGCCATCTCACCGTCTCCGGCGGCGAGCCGCTGATGTATCCGGATCTGCCGTCGCTGGTGTCGCGGATCTCCCCCGCCATCCCCTCCATCGGCATCACGACCAACGGGCGCAGCGGCACGCGCACGAGGCTGGAGGCGCTCAAGAGCTCGGGAGTGGGCCGGCTCAGTGTCCCCGTGCACTCCCACAGTCCGCTGACGCACGACCACCTGGCGAACGGCCGCTCCTGGCACGCGGCGGTCCGCTGTCTGGCGCTGGCTCAGGAGACGGGCTACCAGACGACCATGAGTGCCGTGGTGACCGGCACCAACGGGACCCATGTACCCCGGGTGGCGGAGATCGCGCTGCTGCTCGGCATCCCCCGGCTCGTACTCAACTGCTTCCACAGCACCGGGCAGGGGCTTGCGCACGATCGCAGGTTGGCGCTGCCCGCAGGGCGCTTCGGCGACATCGTACGAGACATCAGGGACACCTTCGGCGACCGGCTGGAGATCACGGTGGGCTCTCCGGAGGAACACGCCGCTTCCGACGCGCCGATGGCTCCCGCTCAGGGCGGGGTGAGCCGGGTGAGCCGTCTGGTGCTGTCGCCCCAGGGGGAGATCAAGTTCTGCAACCAGTCGGAGACCGGCCTGCTCAACGTGCTCGAATGCGGGGACTCGAGGCTGCGTGCCCTCCTCGATGAGCTGGCGGCGGGCCAGTACGACAGGGCGCTCGCGTCGATCGACAACTGCACCTGTCGCGCGGCTCCAGTAGTATCGAAGGCCGTTTGA
- a CDS encoding SDR family oxidoreductase, translated as MTSPILVTGGTGTLGGHIVPLLRAAGRDVRVLSRHSRESADGIEYVAGDLLKGEGIEAAVDGVDIVLHLAGGPKGDDEATRNLVRAASRAGVRHLVYISAIGADTVPLGWFTSKLGAERAIADSGLPWTTLRAAQFHDLALNVVQTMAKLPVIPVPGGLRFQPVDAREVAARLVELTLGEPAGLVPDLAGPKVYGMADLSRAYLKVRGKRRLMMPVRMPGKAGRAYRAGENLSFEGTAVGKRTWEDFLAERVS; from the coding sequence ATGACGTCTCCCATCCTGGTCACCGGCGGCACGGGCACGCTGGGGGGACACATCGTCCCCCTGCTGCGGGCGGCCGGCCGCGACGTGCGGGTCCTCAGCCGGCACAGCCGTGAGTCCGCGGACGGCATCGAGTACGTGGCCGGTGACTTGCTCAAGGGCGAGGGGATCGAGGCCGCGGTGGACGGGGTCGACATCGTCTTGCACCTCGCGGGTGGCCCCAAGGGCGATGACGAGGCGACCCGGAACCTGGTGCGGGCCGCGTCGCGAGCAGGGGTGCGGCACCTGGTGTACATCTCGGCCATCGGGGCGGACACCGTCCCCCTCGGCTGGTTCACGTCCAAGCTCGGCGCCGAGCGGGCCATCGCCGACTCCGGCCTGCCCTGGACCACACTGCGCGCCGCCCAGTTCCATGACCTGGCCCTGAACGTGGTGCAGACGATGGCGAAGCTGCCGGTGATACCGGTCCCCGGTGGACTCCGGTTCCAGCCCGTCGATGCGCGTGAGGTGGCGGCCCGGCTCGTGGAACTGACGCTCGGCGAGCCGGCCGGCCTGGTGCCCGACCTTGCCGGGCCGAAGGTGTACGGGATGGCCGATCTGAGCCGCGCATACCTGAAGGTGCGCGGCAAGCGCCGGCTGATGATGCCGGTCCGCATGCCCGGAAAGGCCGGCCGTGCGTACCGGGCAGGCGAGAACCTGTCCTTCGAGGGGACCGCTGTGGGCAAGCGGACCTGGGAGGACTTTCTGGCCGAGCGGGTGAGCTGA
- the sigJ gene encoding RNA polymerase sigma factor SigJ, with protein MDERAGLAERFEEHRPHLRAVAYRMLGSVSEADDAVQDAWIRLSRADTAGVENLGGWLTTVVARVCLNMLRSREHRREEPLEVYVPDPIISPESGADPEQEMLLADSVGLALLVVLETLSPAERLAFVLHDMFAVPFDEIAPMIERSPAATRQLASRARRRVQGQAPAPEPDLTRQREVVDAFFAAARDGDFDGLVAVLDPDVVLRSDGGLARPRQTVVISGARTVAGQAITFGQLSPFARPALINGAAGVVVAADGRPLSVMGFTVADGKILAIDVLADPERLHKLDLTVLDH; from the coding sequence GTGGACGAACGCGCAGGACTGGCAGAGCGGTTCGAGGAACATCGACCCCATCTGCGAGCGGTGGCGTACCGGATGCTCGGCTCGGTGAGTGAGGCCGATGACGCCGTTCAGGACGCCTGGATACGACTCAGTCGCGCCGACACCGCCGGCGTGGAGAACCTCGGTGGATGGCTGACAACAGTGGTGGCGCGCGTGTGCCTGAACATGCTGCGCTCGCGCGAGCATCGGCGCGAGGAGCCTCTCGAGGTGTATGTGCCCGACCCGATCATCAGCCCCGAGTCCGGGGCCGACCCCGAGCAGGAAATGCTGCTGGCCGACTCGGTCGGGCTGGCGCTGCTGGTGGTGCTCGAGACGCTTTCGCCGGCCGAGCGGCTTGCCTTCGTGCTGCACGACATGTTCGCCGTGCCCTTCGACGAGATCGCCCCGATGATCGAGCGGTCCCCGGCTGCGACGAGGCAACTCGCGAGCCGCGCACGCCGCCGCGTGCAGGGACAGGCTCCGGCTCCCGAACCTGATCTCACGCGCCAGCGTGAGGTCGTCGACGCCTTCTTCGCCGCCGCTCGCGACGGCGACTTCGACGGGCTCGTCGCTGTGCTGGACCCCGACGTCGTGCTGCGGTCCGACGGTGGGCTCGCGCGCCCGCGCCAGACGGTGGTGATCTCCGGCGCACGGACCGTGGCCGGGCAGGCGATCACCTTCGGACAGCTCTCCCCGTTCGCACGGCCGGCACTGATCAACGGAGCCGCCGGAGTCGTGGTCGCCGCCGACGGACGACCGTTGTCCGTCATGGGCTTCACCGTCGCAGACGGGAAGATCCTCGCCATCGACGTGCTGGCTGATCCCGAACGGCTGCACAAGCTCGACCTCACGGTCCTCGACCACTGA
- a CDS encoding MFS transporter: MRPRETSSAPGSLGWNRETATLALLSFAMLIVSLDQYIVVVALPDIARDLGYSAQTLQSVISAYAVVSAGFLLFGGRAADLLGRRRILATGLALYAGAALVGGLATGPGTLLAARAFQGLGGALVFPTTLALINTTFAEGRARNRALGVWGGSGAAGLVIGVLLGGLLTQAFGWEAVFLVNVALACPALLLAFVLIPRDREREKGRTFDLPGALSVTLGVTLIVFALVQGPGLGWLSPGILVSAAAGLLLLGAFVIIERRSDDPLMPPGLLSNPNLITGVVIAFMFMATFGSVLYFLSLYFQEILGYDALQTGVGFLIPTAVVVAGSTTAGQLVTRFGLRRTLAAALAVGALGAVALGLTISPDGTYIELVPGLVALSIGDGVVFTTMFIAAATGVSDRQQGTASGIASTGSGAGAAVGLALLVLVATAGLDGLSGEQLRVATADGISTTLFVVAGGIVLTFLVALHRCPTPPEGEQPAPVPYQTRRC, from the coding sequence GTGCGCCCCAGAGAGACATCATCTGCGCCCGGCAGCCTCGGCTGGAACCGTGAGACGGCGACGCTGGCGCTCCTGTCCTTCGCCATGCTGATCGTTTCGCTCGACCAGTACATCGTGGTCGTGGCACTCCCCGACATCGCACGCGACCTCGGCTATTCCGCGCAGACGCTCCAGTCGGTCATCAGCGCCTATGCAGTGGTCTCGGCCGGCTTCCTGCTGTTCGGCGGGCGTGCCGCCGACCTTCTCGGACGACGCCGCATCCTGGCCACCGGCCTCGCGCTCTATGCCGGGGCAGCGCTCGTGGGAGGACTCGCGACCGGCCCCGGAACGCTCCTCGCCGCCCGCGCATTCCAAGGTCTCGGCGGAGCCCTCGTCTTCCCCACCACGCTGGCACTCATCAACACCACCTTCGCCGAAGGCCGCGCCCGCAACCGCGCATTGGGAGTCTGGGGAGGGTCGGGCGCGGCGGGACTCGTCATCGGTGTGCTGCTCGGCGGTCTTCTGACGCAGGCGTTCGGCTGGGAAGCGGTCTTCCTCGTCAACGTGGCCCTGGCCTGCCCTGCGCTGCTGCTCGCGTTCGTATTGATCCCCCGGGACCGTGAACGCGAAAAAGGCCGCACGTTCGACCTGCCCGGTGCGCTCAGCGTCACTCTCGGTGTCACGCTCATCGTGTTCGCCCTCGTGCAAGGCCCCGGACTGGGCTGGCTTTCGCCGGGCATCCTGGTGAGCGCGGCGGCGGGCCTGCTGCTGCTCGGAGCTTTCGTCATCATCGAGCGGCGCAGCGACGACCCACTCATGCCACCCGGGCTGCTCTCCAACCCCAACCTGATCACGGGCGTCGTCATCGCGTTCATGTTCATGGCGACCTTCGGCTCCGTGCTCTACTTCCTGTCCCTCTACTTCCAGGAAATTCTGGGCTACGACGCTTTGCAGACCGGCGTCGGCTTCCTCATCCCCACGGCAGTGGTGGTGGCCGGTTCGACGACCGCGGGTCAGCTCGTGACGCGGTTCGGTCTCAGGCGCACGCTGGCAGCGGCCCTCGCCGTCGGTGCGCTCGGTGCGGTCGCACTCGGCCTCACGATCTCGCCGGACGGCACATACATCGAGCTCGTCCCCGGCCTCGTGGCGCTCAGCATCGGCGACGGGGTGGTCTTCACCACCATGTTCATCGCCGCCGCCACCGGAGTCTCCGACCGGCAACAAGGCACCGCCTCCGGCATTGCCTCCACCGGCTCGGGCGCGGGCGCGGCTGTCGGCCTCGCCCTCCTCGTCCTCGTAGCGACTGCCGGCCTCGACGGCCTCTCCGGTGAACAGCTTCGCGTCGCCACCGCCGACGGGATCAGCACCACGCTCTTCGTCGTGGCGGGCGGAATCGTGCTGACCTTCCTCGTCGCCCTGCACCGGTGCCCGACACCGCCCGAAGGGGAACAACCCGCCCCCGTGCCGTACCAGACCCGTCGCTGCTGA